In Caproiciproducens sp. NJN-50, the following are encoded in one genomic region:
- a CDS encoding DAK2 domain-containing protein, translating to MMNGIDLKNAIISGANNIVRYKTSVDELNIFPVPDGDTGTNMSMTMGSAAAELVKTSSNSAGEVAKIASGALLRGARGNSGVILSLLFRGFAKGLEGMDEVGGSDLAAALGIGVEAAYKAVMKPTEGTILTVSRIACEAGKAAAQDDDNPVVVWEAICKGAEEALARTPELLPVLKRAGVVDAGGKGLCYIFDGMLSVFRDHTILSGETAEAGGGSGNDRTLNSDFFRNAAAEFDEVINFTYCTEFIIGRNPECGKDPQDLRTYLESMGDCVLVVDDDEIIKVHVHTEDPGNALEAGLAYGQLLTVKVDNMKEQHRKNAEENEAAKAKSAAPPEPAEPVEEIGFVAVAAGEGLKTLFTDLGCAQVVSGGQTMNPSTEELMAAALATPAKTVIIMPNNKNIILAAEQTIPLIQDRKVIVLPTRTIPQGLSALLAYNPDASVEVNTVGMMEAASGVQTGTVTFAARDSEFGGKRIREGDTLGLVNGKLSVIEKNRDAVHVCSKLTRSMVGRGTSFITLIYGADVTEEMANDACSRIKSKVSSDIEITLVNGGQPVYYFIISVE from the coding sequence GTGATGAACGGGATCGATCTGAAAAATGCTATCATATCCGGTGCCAATAATATAGTCCGATATAAAACATCTGTTGATGAACTCAACATTTTTCCCGTTCCGGATGGAGACACGGGAACCAATATGTCCATGACCATGGGATCGGCCGCCGCAGAACTGGTGAAGACAAGTTCAAATTCCGCCGGAGAGGTCGCGAAGATCGCTTCGGGCGCCCTCCTCCGCGGGGCGAGAGGCAATTCAGGGGTCATCCTTTCCCTTTTGTTCCGAGGATTTGCGAAAGGCCTGGAGGGGATGGATGAGGTCGGGGGCTCCGACCTCGCCGCCGCGCTCGGCATCGGAGTGGAGGCCGCCTACAAAGCGGTCATGAAGCCGACCGAGGGAACCATTCTGACCGTGTCCCGCATCGCCTGTGAAGCAGGCAAGGCGGCCGCGCAGGACGACGACAATCCGGTCGTCGTCTGGGAAGCCATCTGCAAGGGAGCAGAGGAGGCCCTCGCCAGAACCCCGGAGCTTCTCCCCGTCCTCAAACGGGCCGGCGTTGTCGACGCCGGGGGCAAAGGGCTGTGCTATATTTTCGACGGGATGCTGAGCGTCTTCCGCGACCACACGATCCTCTCCGGCGAAACGGCGGAAGCCGGCGGCGGTTCCGGAAACGACAGAACGCTGAACAGCGACTTTTTCCGCAACGCGGCCGCGGAATTCGACGAAGTCATCAATTTTACCTACTGCACCGAATTCATCATCGGGCGGAATCCGGAGTGCGGGAAAGACCCGCAGGACCTTCGCACTTACCTTGAAAGCATGGGCGACTGCGTCCTGGTCGTGGACGACGATGAAATCATCAAAGTCCACGTGCATACGGAGGACCCCGGCAACGCGCTGGAGGCGGGCCTCGCCTATGGTCAGCTCCTGACCGTGAAGGTCGACAATATGAAGGAGCAGCACCGGAAAAACGCCGAGGAAAACGAAGCCGCCAAGGCGAAATCCGCCGCGCCGCCGGAACCGGCGGAACCGGTGGAGGAAATCGGTTTCGTCGCGGTCGCCGCGGGCGAAGGACTCAAAACGCTGTTTACGGATCTTGGCTGCGCACAGGTCGTCAGCGGCGGGCAGACCATGAATCCCAGCACCGAGGAGCTAATGGCCGCTGCCCTCGCAACGCCGGCGAAGACCGTCATCATTATGCCGAACAATAAAAATATCATTCTGGCGGCGGAACAGACCATCCCCCTGATCCAGGACCGCAAGGTGATCGTGCTGCCGACCCGCACCATTCCGCAGGGCCTTTCCGCCCTTCTGGCCTACAACCCGGACGCGAGCGTGGAAGTCAACACCGTCGGCATGATGGAAGCCGCTTCCGGCGTGCAGACCGGCACCGTCACATTTGCGGCAAGGGACTCCGAGTTCGGCGGAAAGCGGATCCGCGAGGGGGATACACTTGGACTGGTCAACGGGAAACTGAGTGTCATCGAAAAGAACAGGGACGCGGTCCATGTCTGCTCCAAGCTGACCCGGTCCATGGTCGGACGCGGCACCTCGTTCATCACCCTGATCTACGGTGCGGACGTGACCGAGGAAATGGCCAACGATGCGTGCAGCCGCATCAAATCCAAGGTCAGCAGCGATATTGAGATCACCCTTGTCAACGGCGGACAGCCGGTTTATTATTTTATCATTTCAGTGGAATAA
- the thrS gene encoding threonine--tRNA ligase translates to MIHVSLKGDVRDYESGTTVAEVAKSIGAGLYKAACAGKINGKTVDLRTALTEDCELQILTFDDAEGKHAYWHTTSHIMAQAVKHLFPDAGFAIGPAIENGFYYDFDLPRTLTPEDLSAIEAEMKKIIKQDLPLERFELDPKDAVALMEKEHQIYKVELIKEHSGKGEKISFYKQGDYVDLCAGPHLMTTGQVRAVKLTNCTGAYWRADKNNKMLQRVYGISFPKASELDAYLTMMEEAKKRDHRKLGRDLDLFDIYDEGPGFPFFLPKGMVLRNVLENFWREEHAKHGYEEIRTPIILSKDLWLRSGHWDHYKDNMYTTKIDDEDYCIKPMNCPGGMLVYKRKLHSYRDLPERVAELGLVHRHELSGALHGLMRVRCFTQDDAHIFMTPDQIESEILGVMNLIDSFYKVFGFEYSLELSTRPKDSMGTDEQWKTATNALIHALKANGKPYVINEGDGAFYGPKIDFHLRDSIGRTWQCGTIQLDFQMPERFDLTYTGADGEKHRPVMIHRVIFGSIERFIGILTEHYAGAFPLWLAPVQVKVLPISESTQGYAGKVADELAAAGLRVELDSRNEKIGYKIREAQLQKIPYMIVIGEMEAQSGEISVRSRKNGDLGTMSLSEFVKKASEEVASKSKD, encoded by the coding sequence ATGATTCATGTCAGCTTAAAGGGCGATGTCCGCGATTATGAAAGCGGCACAACCGTCGCGGAGGTTGCGAAATCGATCGGCGCAGGGCTTTACAAAGCCGCATGCGCCGGAAAAATCAACGGAAAAACGGTGGACCTGCGCACGGCGCTGACCGAGGACTGCGAGCTTCAGATCCTGACTTTTGACGACGCGGAAGGAAAGCACGCCTACTGGCATACGACCTCCCACATCATGGCGCAGGCTGTCAAGCACCTGTTCCCGGATGCCGGATTCGCCATCGGCCCCGCGATAGAAAACGGTTTTTATTACGACTTCGATCTTCCCCGCACGCTGACGCCGGAGGACCTTTCCGCCATCGAAGCCGAAATGAAGAAGATCATCAAGCAGGACCTTCCGCTGGAGCGCTTTGAGCTCGACCCGAAGGACGCCGTTGCCCTGATGGAAAAAGAGCATCAGATCTACAAGGTGGAGCTGATCAAAGAGCACTCCGGCAAAGGGGAGAAGATCAGCTTTTACAAGCAGGGAGACTATGTCGACCTGTGCGCCGGCCCGCATCTGATGACCACCGGGCAGGTGAGGGCGGTCAAGCTGACCAACTGCACCGGCGCCTATTGGCGCGCGGACAAGAACAATAAAATGCTGCAGCGCGTCTACGGCATTTCGTTCCCGAAAGCCTCGGAGCTCGACGCTTACCTGACGATGATGGAAGAGGCGAAAAAACGCGACCACCGCAAGCTCGGCCGCGACCTCGACCTCTTCGATATCTACGACGAAGGGCCCGGTTTCCCGTTCTTCCTCCCGAAGGGCATGGTTCTGCGGAACGTGCTCGAAAATTTTTGGCGCGAGGAACACGCGAAGCACGGCTATGAGGAAATCCGTACTCCGATCATCCTGAGCAAAGACCTCTGGCTCCGTTCGGGGCACTGGGACCACTACAAGGACAACATGTACACGACGAAGATCGACGACGAAGACTACTGCATTAAGCCGATGAACTGCCCCGGAGGGATGCTGGTCTACAAACGCAAGCTGCACTCTTACCGGGATCTCCCGGAGCGCGTGGCGGAGCTGGGGCTGGTGCACCGGCACGAGCTGTCCGGCGCGCTGCACGGCCTGATGCGCGTGCGCTGCTTCACCCAGGACGACGCCCACATCTTCATGACGCCGGATCAGATCGAAAGCGAGATCCTCGGCGTAATGAACCTGATCGACAGCTTTTATAAGGTGTTCGGCTTTGAATACAGCCTGGAGCTGTCCACCCGTCCGAAAGACTCCATGGGCACCGACGAGCAGTGGAAGACGGCGACGAACGCGCTGATTCACGCGCTGAAAGCGAATGGCAAACCCTATGTGATCAACGAGGGCGACGGTGCGTTCTACGGCCCGAAGATCGACTTCCACCTGCGCGACTCGATCGGCCGGACATGGCAGTGCGGCACGATTCAGCTCGACTTTCAGATGCCGGAGCGCTTCGACCTGACCTATACCGGCGCGGACGGCGAGAAGCACCGGCCGGTCATGATCCACCGCGTGATTTTCGGAAGTATCGAGCGGTTCATCGGCATTCTGACGGAGCACTACGCGGGCGCTTTCCCGCTGTGGCTGGCTCCGGTCCAGGTCAAGGTCCTTCCGATTTCCGAAAGTACGCAGGGCTATGCCGGCAAGGTGGCGGATGAGCTCGCCGCCGCGGGCCTGCGCGTGGAGCTTGACTCGCGGAATGAAAAAATCGGCTACAAGATCCGTGAAGCGCAGCTTCAGAAAATCCCTTATATGATTGTGATCGGGGAGATGGAAGCGCAGAGCGGGGAAATTTCCGTGCGCAGCCGCAAAAACGGGGACCTCGGCACCATGAGCCTCTCTGAATTTGTTAAGAAGGCCTCCGAAGAGGTTGCCTCTAAATCAAAAGACTGA
- the rny gene encoding ribonuclease Y, which produces MTVDITTCIIITAVFTVAAAVIAFLAGIVHRKKTAEYTIGSAEQEAKRIVSDAIKTAEAKKKEAILEGKDEIHRQRTESEKELNDRRKEIQRQERRIQQKEETLDKKTESLEAKDEILNNKIKHADERLGEAEALKKNQFEMLERISGFTKDQAKDYLLNNLENELTHEKAVKLMEFEQQTREEAEKSAREIISTAIQRCAADHVAEATISVVPLPNDEMKGRIIGREGRNIRAIETMTGVDLIIDDTPEAITLSCFEPVRREVARIALEHLIADGRIHPARIEETIEKARREVDATIKQEGEHAVIEAGVNGVHPELVKLLGRLRYRTSYGQNVLNHSLEVAYLAGMMASELGLDPTIARRAGLLHDIGKALDHEIEGSHVDIGVDMARKYKESDAVVHAIQAHHGDVEAKTIVACLVQAADAISAARPGARRENLENYIKRLEKLEAVASSFDGVDRSYAIQAGREIRIMVKPESVGDDKMALLARDICKKIESDLEYPGQIKVTIIRESRAIEYAK; this is translated from the coding sequence TTGACTGTCGATATCACCACCTGCATCATCATTACCGCTGTCTTTACAGTGGCTGCGGCGGTTATTGCGTTCCTTGCGGGAATTGTCCACCGCAAAAAGACCGCCGAATATACCATTGGTTCTGCCGAGCAGGAAGCAAAGCGGATTGTAAGCGACGCGATCAAGACGGCGGAAGCGAAAAAGAAGGAAGCCATTCTGGAGGGAAAAGACGAAATCCACCGCCAGAGAACGGAGTCCGAAAAGGAACTGAACGACCGCCGGAAAGAAATTCAGCGGCAGGAACGCCGCATTCAGCAAAAGGAAGAAACGCTCGACAAAAAGACGGAAAGCCTGGAAGCCAAAGACGAGATCCTGAACAATAAGATCAAGCACGCGGACGAACGGCTCGGCGAAGCGGAAGCTCTGAAAAAGAACCAGTTTGAAATGCTTGAGCGTATTTCCGGTTTTACAAAGGATCAGGCCAAGGACTACCTGCTGAATAATCTTGAAAACGAGCTGACCCATGAAAAGGCCGTCAAATTGATGGAGTTTGAACAGCAGACGCGGGAAGAAGCCGAAAAAAGCGCGCGCGAAATTATTTCCACCGCAATCCAGCGCTGTGCCGCCGACCACGTTGCGGAAGCCACGATCTCCGTTGTGCCGCTGCCCAACGACGAGATGAAGGGCAGAATTATCGGCCGCGAGGGAAGGAACATCCGGGCGATCGAGACTATGACCGGAGTCGACCTGATTATTGACGACACGCCGGAGGCAATCACTCTCTCCTGTTTCGAGCCGGTGCGCCGCGAGGTGGCGCGCATCGCTCTGGAGCATCTGATTGCCGATGGGAGAATTCATCCTGCGAGAATTGAGGAGACCATTGAAAAAGCCCGGCGGGAAGTGGACGCCACCATTAAACAGGAAGGAGAACACGCCGTGATCGAAGCCGGCGTGAACGGCGTCCATCCGGAACTGGTCAAGCTGCTGGGACGGCTGCGTTACCGCACCAGTTATGGCCAAAACGTGCTGAACCACTCTCTGGAAGTCGCCTACCTTGCCGGCATGATGGCAAGCGAGCTTGGACTGGACCCCACGATTGCGCGCAGGGCAGGCCTGCTGCATGACATCGGGAAAGCGCTGGACCACGAAATCGAAGGTTCCCATGTCGACATCGGAGTCGACATGGCCCGCAAATATAAAGAAAGTGACGCTGTGGTGCACGCGATTCAGGCTCACCACGGGGACGTGGAAGCAAAAACCATCGTCGCCTGCCTGGTTCAGGCAGCCGATGCGATCAGCGCGGCCCGCCCGGGAGCAAGGCGCGAGAATCTGGAAAATTACATCAAGCGCCTGGAAAAACTGGAAGCTGTTGCCTCGTCGTTTGACGGAGTGGACCGCAGTTATGCCATTCAGGCTGGCCGCGAAATCCGGATCATGGTGAAACCCGAGTCCGTCGGCGACGACAAAATGGCGCTTTTGGCTCGTGACATTTGCAAAAAAATTGAAAGCGATCTGGAATATCCGGGTCAAATCAAGGTTACCATAATCCGTGAGAGCAGAGCAATCGAATATGCAAAGTGA
- a CDS encoding stage V sporulation protein S, which yields MEILKVSSKSAPNSVAGAVAGVIRESGSVEIQAVGAGATNQAIKAIAIARGYLAPSGIDAVCTPAFASVTIDGEERTAIKLIVEPR from the coding sequence ATGGAAATCTTAAAAGTGTCGTCAAAATCGGCGCCTAATTCCGTTGCCGGCGCGGTTGCGGGTGTCATCCGGGAATCCGGCTCGGTCGAGATTCAGGCCGTCGGCGCCGGCGCTACCAATCAGGCTATCAAAGCCATAGCTATCGCGCGCGGTTATCTTGCTCCGTCGGGAATCGATGCCGTCTGCACGCCTGCATTTGCAAGCGTAACGATCGACGGAGAGGAGCGAACCGCAATCAAGCTCATTGTGGAACCCCGGTAG
- the recG gene encoding ATP-dependent DNA helicase RecG encodes MASLFKQDIQTLKGVGRRRAELFRKLGAPSVGALLRLYPRAYEDLSRPFPVRTAPLGTVCAVRAAVEKAPTETRIRGGMTLYKTRAFDGESTLELTFFNNRYVMNLLHPGEEYLFYGKVTANFLKREMISPEFYPAASCPPVLPVYRQTSGLSSRLIGNAVREALRLLPDPMADPLPPMLRKEQTLSSLDFALKNIHFPDDMESLKSARERLIFEEFLVLQLGLLRIGGRTRARSRFQLQSDRTGEFYRLLPFQPTEAQKRAVRESMADMLGGFPMNRLIQGDVGSGKTAVAAALCHSAIKNGMQAALMAPTEILARQHARTLSALLSPTGIRIGLLTGSLPAAEKRKLRGALADGEIDLLVGTHALISDGVSFKRLGLVVTDEQHRFGVAQRAALAAKGDRPHTLVMSATPIPRTLALMIYGDLDLSILDELPPGRKETKTYAVTPDVRPRVFAFVRRYVRESRQCYIICPMIDESGSDMESVNSYAQRLKSKWLPDCRIGTLHGKMKPKEKEAVMNRFSAGEIDVLVSTTVVEVGVDVPNATVMLIENAERYGLSQLHQLRGRIGRGTCASTCILISAARNEEALARLKILCSTSDGFQIADEDLKLRGPGDFFGDRQHGLPDLKIADMTTNMESLRKAQETAQKIFRADPELSLPEHRGLRAEVRQLFQNWTD; translated from the coding sequence ATGGCCAGCTTATTCAAACAGGATATCCAGACCCTGAAAGGCGTCGGCAGGCGGCGCGCGGAGCTGTTCCGAAAGCTCGGCGCGCCGTCGGTCGGCGCCTTGCTGCGTCTGTACCCCCGTGCTTACGAGGACCTGAGCCGCCCGTTTCCGGTCCGCACCGCCCCCCTGGGAACGGTCTGCGCCGTGCGGGCCGCCGTTGAAAAAGCGCCAACGGAGACCCGCATCCGCGGCGGAATGACGCTTTATAAGACCCGCGCCTTTGATGGCGAAAGCACCCTGGAACTGACTTTCTTCAACAACCGCTATGTGATGAACCTGCTGCATCCGGGCGAAGAATATCTGTTTTACGGCAAAGTCACCGCCAATTTCCTGAAACGGGAAATGATTTCTCCGGAATTTTATCCGGCGGCGTCCTGCCCCCCTGTTCTGCCGGTCTATCGCCAGACCAGCGGGCTTTCCAGCCGCTTGATCGGAAACGCGGTGCGCGAGGCGCTCCGGCTGCTGCCGGACCCGATGGCGGACCCACTTCCCCCGATGCTTCGAAAAGAGCAAACTCTCAGCAGCCTGGATTTCGCCTTGAAGAACATTCATTTCCCGGACGATATGGAATCGCTGAAATCGGCCCGCGAGCGGCTGATCTTTGAAGAATTTCTGGTGCTGCAGCTCGGCCTACTGAGAATTGGGGGCCGTACCCGAGCCAGGAGCCGGTTTCAGCTTCAAAGCGACCGGACCGGTGAATTTTACCGTCTGCTGCCGTTTCAGCCCACAGAGGCCCAGAAAAGGGCGGTGCGCGAATCGATGGCGGACATGCTCGGCGGTTTCCCGATGAACCGCCTGATTCAGGGGGATGTGGGGTCGGGAAAGACGGCAGTCGCGGCAGCCCTGTGCCATTCGGCGATCAAGAACGGAATGCAGGCCGCCCTGATGGCTCCGACGGAAATCCTGGCAAGGCAGCACGCGCGGACGCTTTCCGCCCTGCTGTCGCCGACGGGGATCCGGATCGGCCTTCTGACCGGTTCCCTGCCCGCCGCTGAAAAGCGGAAGCTGCGCGGCGCCCTGGCCGACGGGGAGATCGACCTGCTGGTCGGCACCCACGCGCTGATTTCGGACGGCGTGAGCTTCAAACGGCTCGGCCTGGTCGTCACGGACGAACAGCACCGGTTCGGCGTGGCCCAACGGGCGGCGCTCGCCGCAAAAGGGGACCGTCCCCATACGCTGGTCATGAGCGCGACGCCGATCCCGCGCACGCTCGCCCTGATGATCTACGGCGATCTGGATCTTTCCATTCTCGACGAACTGCCGCCCGGAAGAAAGGAAACAAAAACCTATGCCGTGACGCCGGACGTCCGGCCGCGCGTTTTCGCTTTTGTGCGCAGGTACGTGCGGGAAAGCCGGCAGTGCTATATCATCTGCCCGATGATCGACGAAAGCGGGAGCGATATGGAAAGCGTGAATTCCTACGCGCAGCGCCTGAAAAGCAAATGGCTGCCCGACTGCCGGATCGGCACCCTGCACGGAAAAATGAAGCCGAAGGAAAAAGAAGCGGTCATGAACCGCTTTTCAGCGGGGGAAATCGACGTTCTGGTCTCCACCACCGTCGTGGAGGTCGGCGTGGACGTGCCGAACGCGACCGTCATGCTGATCGAGAACGCGGAGCGGTACGGCCTTTCCCAACTGCACCAGCTCCGGGGCCGGATCGGGCGGGGAACCTGCGCCTCGACCTGTATCCTGATCTCAGCCGCGCGGAACGAGGAGGCGCTCGCCCGGCTGAAAATCCTGTGCTCCACCTCCGACGGCTTTCAAATCGCGGACGAGGACCTAAAGCTGCGGGGACCCGGCGATTTCTTCGGAGACCGGCAGCACGGCCTTCCGGACCTGAAAATCGCGGATATGACGACAAACATGGAATCTCTGCGGAAAGCGCAGGAAACCGCCCAAAAAATTTTCCGAGCGGACCCGGAGCTGTCCCTTCCGGAGCACCGGGGCCTGCGCGCCGAGGTCAGACAGCTCTTTCAAAACTGGACGGACTGA
- a CDS encoding TIGR00282 family metallophosphoesterase — MNILAIGDVVGSIGCNFLRRHLPSVKKLKGIDLVIANGENSADGNGLTPASARHLFDSGVDVITSGNHSFRRRESYDFYDSCPALLRPANFPSAAPGKGFEIIDLGRVQVGVLNLIGVVYMESMESPFDAADRILSAGTPKITLVDFHAEATGEKRSLAYYLDGRVSAVFGTHTHVQTADETILPKGTGYLSDLGMTGPVQSVLGVKPELVIQKMRTKMPVRFDLADGDCRMDGAVLSVDEKSGRTVSIERIQIL, encoded by the coding sequence ATGAACATTCTGGCAATTGGTGATGTGGTCGGCAGTATCGGCTGTAATTTTCTCCGCAGACACCTGCCCTCCGTCAAAAAGCTGAAGGGAATCGACCTGGTCATTGCGAATGGAGAAAACTCCGCAGACGGGAACGGCCTGACCCCCGCGTCCGCCCGCCATCTGTTCGACAGCGGCGTAGATGTCATCACTTCCGGAAATCACAGCTTCCGGCGCAGGGAAAGTTATGATTTTTATGATTCCTGCCCCGCTTTGCTGCGCCCTGCCAACTTTCCTTCCGCGGCGCCCGGCAAAGGATTTGAGATCATCGACCTCGGCCGGGTCCAGGTCGGCGTTTTAAACCTGATCGGAGTCGTTTATATGGAGAGCATGGAATCCCCTTTTGACGCGGCGGACCGAATTCTTTCGGCGGGCACGCCGAAAATCACGCTCGTGGATTTTCACGCGGAGGCAACCGGGGAAAAACGCTCGCTCGCCTACTACCTGGACGGACGCGTCTCAGCCGTTTTCGGCACCCACACCCATGTTCAGACCGCGGATGAAACCATCCTTCCGAAAGGCACGGGGTATCTGTCCGACCTGGGCATGACGGGGCCCGTTCAGTCCGTTCTGGGGGTCAAGCCCGAACTGGTGATCCAGAAAATGAGGACCAAAATGCCGGTCCGTTTCGACCTGGCGGACGGCGACTGCCGGATGGACGGAGCCGTTTTATCCGTGGATGAAAAATCAGGCAGAACCGTTTCCATTGAAAGAATACAAATACTCTAA